TTTCTCATCGACGCCGGCTTCCAGCTCGTCTACATGGTCGGGATGACCCTCCTCCTCACGCTGTGGCGCTGAGGGCCCTGCGGCTTCTGGCGTCGCGGGCGGCACGCCCGGGTCTCGCCCTGGCACTCTTCGCAACCGCCTGCGGGGCGCCGCCGGCGACCTGGATCGAACCTGCCACCGGGCTGGAGTTCCTCCTCCTGCCCGCCGGGGAGTTCGAGATGGGCAGCCCGGCGACGGAGCCTGGGCACGAGGTCTCCGAGAGTCGGCACCGGGTCCGGCTGACGCACCCGGTCTGGTTCGGTCGCCACGAGGTCACGCAGCGGCAGTGGCTGCAGGTCATGGGGGAGAATCCGAGCCGGTTTGCCGACTGCGGACTCGACTGTCCGGTGGAGAACGTCAACGCGCGCGAGGTCGAGGCGTTTCTCGTTCGGCTGGGCAGGCTCTCGGGTGCGACGTTCCGGTTGCCGACCGAGGCGGAGTGGGAGTACGCCTGCCGGGCCGGGACGACGACCCCGTTCAGCACCGGAGCGAACCTCACCAGCGCGCAGGCCAACTACGACGCCCGCTATCCCTACCCCGGCTTTCCGGCCGGAAGCTTCGTCGGCCGGCCGAGGCCCGTCGGGAGCTACGCCCCGAACGCCTGGGGGCTCTTCGACCTCCACGGCAACGTCTGGGAGTGGTGCCAGGACGAGCTCTGTCCCTATGCCGCGGGCACGGCGACCGATCCCGTCGGTTCCTGCGCCGCCGAGCTGCGGGTCATCCGCGGCGGGAGCTGGACCTTCAACGCCGACAGCGCGCGTTGCGCGGTGCGCTACAGCCATCGTCCGGAAGACCAGGGGCCCAGCCTCGGAGTCCGCCTGGTTCGCGCCCTTTGAGCTCGGCGTCTGTCGCCCGGCTGCCGTGTGGTCTACGATTGCCGCATGAGACTCCTTCCCACCGTTCTCCTAGGATCGTCCGTGCTGGTTGGCTGCGGTTTGGCCCTGGCGTCCGCCGTCCCGCCAGAACCTCCGCCAGCCGCAGCGGCAGCAGCCACGAAGGCGCCGCCGCCGTCCGCCGGTTCGCCGGAGTGGATCGTCGACCGGTTCTTCGTTCAGAAGGAGTTCCCGGAGCTCGCGAGCCACGCCACCGGCGAGTTCGCCGAGCTCTACAGGCGCTCGCCGACCTTAGGCTCGATCCTCCCGGCGGCTGTGACGGTGACCACCCGGGTGCTGGAGCGCGACTCGCTGCACGCTGTCTTCGGCGTCACCATGACCGACAGCAACGTGAGCAAGGAGTGGTACGCCTACCTGCGCACGGAGGGCGGCGCCTGGAAGCTCGAGGCGATCCGTACCCTGCAACTCGGCCCGAAGTTCTTCGAGACCCTGGTGGCAGCGGAGAAGGGCGCGCTCGCCGGAAGACTCAACGAGCTCGGGGTGCAGGAGCTCGACCGCTCGCATCTGACGATCGCGTCGGACGCCGAGCTGAAGGGCCATTTCGTCGCCCATCAGCCGCTCTTCGACGCGCTCGCGAAGGAGTTTGCCGCGCAGACGGCGCTCGACGTGGTGAACTTCGACGCCCGGATCGCTCCGACGGACGGTGCGACGCCGGAGAGAGCGAGCGGCCTGGCGCAGCAGCTGCGCTCGCTCAAGCTCGGCGCGGCGATCCGCAAGTACCGCGACTGCGAAGGCTGCGTGGTCCTTCTGGTCGGCGGCGACGGCGCGAACCAGGTCGGATACCTCCATGCCGGCCCCGGCGCGAGGGTGCCGAAGATGTCGCCACAGAGCTTCTTCTATGTCGAGCCGATCGCCCCGGGCTGGTATCTCTTCAAGACGGTCTGAGCGGACGGTGCCGCTCGGTCCCGCGGTCGGACTGACGCTGTTCGCTGTCTGGGCGGTCGGCCAGCTCGCCCGGGATCGCACCCTGGCGACCGCTTGGGCCTTCTACCTGCCTTCGGTCGTCGTCCTGGTGGCCCTGCTCCTGCTTGCGATCATCGAGGTGATGCGTCGCCGCTGGCGGCTGGCCGGACTCCTGTTGGCGGTCGCGCTCTTCCCCGCGGCCGGTGTCCTTGTGGTCGAGAATCGCTGGCTGCCAAGGGCCGTCCCGGTGTCCCCGGCCGGATCGGAGACCGGGAGGCGCGCCGATCTCCGGGTGATCGCCTGGAACGCAGCCGACTTCCCGCGCGGCGTCGAACGCGCGGCGGCGGTCCTGCGGCCGCTCGATGCCGACCTGGTGCTCCTCTCCGAGGCTCCCGGCAAGCCGCCGCGAGAGCTGGCCCGCCAACTCGCCGGCGACCTCCGTCTCACGGCGGTCGGATCGATGGCACTGTTCGCCCGTGGCGAGCTCTCCGATCTCGAGTGGCTGGCGCGCGAAGGTGAGGTGCAGGCGGCCTTCGTGCGCTGGGCCGTCGACGGCCGGACGCTCGGCGTCCTCGCCGTGAACGTGATCTCCTCGCCGCGGGTGCCTCGCGACCCGTTGCTCCAACGCATCGTCGCGATGATCGAGTCGCACGATCCCGATCTCGTTCTCGGCGACTTCAACTCCCCGCGCCGTTCGCGGGCGCTCGCCCTTCTGCCGGCGGGCTTCCGGCACGCCTACGACGCCAGCGGAACGGGGTGGTCATCGACCTGGCCCGCAAGGTTGCCGCTGCTCGCCATCGACCAGACCATCGTCGGACCCCGCCTCGCGGTCCGCGGCTATCGCCTGCAAACGACCCGGATCAGCGATCACCGGTTGCAGGTGACGGAGCTCGACTTCGCAGTGCCACCCGCCGGCGGATCCGGGTAGAGTGCGCGGGAATTTCGCAGCCTGGAGGAGCCGATGTCCTTTTGCAGATCGAGCCTGACCGCCTTGTGCCTCCTGGCCGCGGCCACCGGCTGCCGCACGCAGGTTCCGGTAGAGCCGCGGACGACGCCGGCAAGCGCGCCTGCGGCCGTTTCGGACCTGACGGTCGCCCCGAGCGACGACCGGCTGGGCGGCGTCCTCTGGACGCAGACCTCGGCCGAGTACCGCGCCCTGGCGCTCGCGGCTTTCGCGCGCGCCCGGATCGAGCTCGACCGCGCCCTCGCCGAACGGGGAGCGACAGCGGCGCTCGAGCAGCAGGGCGAGTTCGCCGATCTGCCACCGGCCGTCATCGCCGATGTGGATGAAACCCTGCTCGACAACTCCCCTTACGAGGCCGACCGCATCCGGGCCGGCGGTCGGTACGAAGCGGTCTCCTGGGGCGCCTGGGTGAACCGCGCCCGCGCGACGCCGGTGCCGGGAGCGCTCGAGTTCGCGCGCTATGCCGCCGAACGCGGCGTGACGATCTTCTACGTCACCAATCGGGCCGCCCCCCTCGAAGCGAAGACGCGCGCCAACCTCGAGGCGCTCGGCTTTCCACTGGCGGCCGATCGCGACACCGTACTGGTCCCGGGCGAGCGTCCCGACTGGAGCTCGGACAAGACGACGCGGCGCGCCGAAGTGGCCAGCGCCTTTCGCATCCTGCTGCTCGTCGGCGACGATCTCGGCGACTTCGTGAGCGGCGCGCGAGCGGCGCCGGAGGCGCGCCTGGCGCTCGCGGACCGCTTCGCCGACCGCTGGCAGAAGAGCTGGATCCTGCTGCCGAATCCGTACTACGGCTCGTGGGAGCGGGCGCTCCTGGGGAACGCGCGCGAGCTCTCCGCCGAGGAGGTCCGGCGCCTGAAGATGGAGCGCCTGCGCGGCAGTGGTGACGAGCCGGCGCCTCGGGAATCGGACAATCCAGGGAAGCTCCAGGACTGATGGCCTCAGCCGCCCGGAGCCGCTGGCTCCGCTTCTACGCTGTCGTCGGACAGGTCCCTGCGGGGAGCGTCGCGACCTACGGCCAGATTGCCCTCCTCGCGGGATTTCCGGGCAACGCCCGCCAGGTCGGCTACGCGCTCGCGGCCCTGCCCGAGGAGAGCGACCTGCCCTGGCAGCGCGTCATCAACGCCCGCGGGGAGGTGAGCCCGCGGCACGAGCCGGGCCGCGACGCTTTCCAACGCCACCTGCTCGAAGAGGAGGGCGTCTCCTTCGGGCTCTCGGGCCGGGTCGATCTGGCGCGGTTCGGCTGGCAACCGGGCGCGCCCCGATTGCCGCGCGGTCGCGGCAGGGGCCGCAACGCCGGGGCGCAGCGCCGATGAGGCGAGCCCTGCTCAAACTCTGGCGGGACATGGGTCCCGGCGGCCCCTCGTCGATCACGCTCGCGATGCTCTCGGCCGTCCTCGGGCTCGGTCTCCCGGTCGCGTGGCGGATCCCTGCGGTCCTTCGTCATGCGCGTCGCGACGAGCGCGCGCCCGCCGACCTGATCCTCGTCCTCGGACGCGAGCTGCGCGACAACCGCCCGACGCCGGTCTTTCGCGCGCGCCTCGAACACGGCGCCCGCCTGCTTCGTGAAGGCTGGGCGCCCCGGATCGTCGTCTCCGGCGGCGTGACGGGCGACAGTCGGGTGAGCGAGGCCGAGGCCGGGCGCGATCATCTGCTCGCTGCGGGGCTCCCCGGGTCGGCGGTGCTCGTCGAGGCCGGCAGCCGGCACACGCTCGAGAACCTGTTCAATGTGCGGGAGACGCTGCGCCGCGAACGTTGGCAGCGCCTGATCCTGGTCTCCGATCCGCTCCACCTGGCCCGCGCCGCCACCATGGCGCGCGGCCTCAGCCTCGAAGTGCTGCTCTCGCCGGCCGCCGACTGCCCGCCGGAGCGCGGCAGCGCGCGCTGGTTCCTGCGCGCTGCCCACGAGGCGTTCCTGCTCCACTGGTATCACGTGGGCCTGCTCTACAGCCGCGCCATCCGGTCGGAACGGCTCCTGGGCAGAGTGACCTGATCTCCGGCTAGAATCTGCCGCCTCGTCTCGAAAGGAGACCTCCCTGTGCGCCGAACCTTGCCAGCCGTTGCCGTCGTCACAGCCATTGCCGGAGGGTGCGCCTGGTTCGCCGTCGCGCCGGTCCTCGCCGCCGCGTCCGCGGCCGACCTCGCGGCGCTCGGCCGCATCCGCGACGAGGGCTTTAGGCGTTCGCAGGTGATGGAGATCGTCGGGCATCTCACCGACAGCATCGGACCGCGCCTGACCGGTTCGCCACAGATGAAGGCGGCGAACGACTGGACGCTCGGCAAGTTCAAGGAGTGGGGCCTCGCCAACCCCCGTCTCGAGCCCTGGGAGTTCGGCGAAGGCTGGAGCTTTTCGCGTGCCGAGGTGCGAATGGTCGCGCCGGTGCCGGCGGTGCTCGCGGCGCTCCCCAAGGCCTGGACACCGGGGACGACAGGGGTCGTGACCGGCCAGGCGATGCTGCTCGAGATCGAGAAGGTCGAGGATCTGGAGCCGCACAAGGGGCAGCTCGCCGGCAAGATCCTCTTCCTCTCCGAGGCGCCGGAGCACAAGGACCCGACGGCGCCGGTCTTCGAGCGCTACGACGCGGTGAAGCTCGACGACCTCGCGAGCTACGACATCCCGGGGGATCGCGACGCCGACTCGTGGCGCGAGAAGGCGAAGAAGCGCCGCGAGCTCTGGCTCAAGGTCGCCGACCTGCTGGTCGCCGAAGGGGTGGTCGCCACCGTCGAGGTCTCCTCCTTCGAGCATGGGGTCGTGCGGGTCATGGGGGGCGGCGGGCAGGGGCTCGCGAACCAGCCGCTGGGGGTGCCCGCCCTCGTCATGGCGGTCGAACCTTACGAACGCGTCCTGCGCCTTCTCGACCGGGAGCAGGAGGTCCTGCTCACGATCGATGTCGCGGCGCGGTTCCATCGTGAGTCCACGACTTCGTGGAACACCTTGGCCGAGATCCCGGGCACCGACAAGAGCGCCGAGGTCGTCATGGCCGGGGCGCACCTCGACTCGTGGCATGCCGGCACCGGCGCGACCGACAACGCCGCCGGTTCGGCGGTCGTGCTCGAAGCGATGCGGATCCTGAAGGCGCTCGAGGTGAAGCCGAAGCGGACGATCCGCGCCGCGCTGTGGAGCGGTGAGGAGCAGGGCCTGCTCGGTTCGCGGGCCTATGTGAAGGAGCACTTCGCCACGCGCCCCGAGCCGACCGACGAGGCCGAACTGGCGCTTCCGCCGCGCTGGCGCAAAGCGACCTGGCCGGTCGAGCCGAAGCCGGAACATGCCCGGCTCGCGGCCTATTTCAACATCGACAACGGTGGCGGCCGGGTGCACGGGATCTACGCCCAGGAGAACCTCGGGGCGAAGTTGCTCTTCGAGCAGTTCATCGAGCCGTTGAAGGATCTGGGTGTCACCACCGTGACGATGGAGAACACCGGCTCGACCGACCACGTTGCGTTCGACGGCGTCGGCCTCCCCGGTTTTCAGTTCATCCAGGACGCGCGCGACTACAGCACGCGCACGCACCATTCGCACATCGACACCTACGAGCACCTCGACCCGGCGGATCTCAAGCAGGCCGCAGTCGTCATGGCGAGCTTCCTCTACCAGGCCGCGATGCTCGACGGCCCGTTTCCGAGGAAGCCCATGCCGGTGGAGCCGCCGAAGAAAGCCGAGAAGAGGAAGCCGGCGGAGGCCCCGGCAGCGGCTCCCGCCGCGGCTCCGGCGGCTGCGACGGGGATGGCGAAACCGTAGAAGACGGACGCGAGGCTAGAATGCGTTCGGAAGCGCTCGGGGGCTGGTGCCTCTCGCGGTCTTCAAAACCGTAGTCCGGCGCCGGTTGCGGCGACGGGGGTGGGTTCGATTCCCATGCGCTTCCGCCACTCTCGCCTCTCTCGCCTCTCTCGCCGTTGCCGCCGCCCCGCCGCCCCGCCGATCGCAGTCGAAACCGAAGCGCCGGCCGGCTCGCCGGCGCTCTTTTCAGCGATCGAGATGCATCCACTCGCAGGGGGCGCCGGCCACCACCGCCGGGGCACTTGCCCGGATGCGCACCAGGGCCCCCGCCAGGCCGAAGGCGAGCAGGTCGTGCGAGCCCTTGGGTGAGATCGGCGTGAGGATCGGCCGGCCGCCCTCGTTTCGCAAGGATGCCGGCACGAAGCGGTCGCGCTTGCGGCCGGCGCCGAGGGGGCTGCCGAGGTTGCCGGGCAGTGCGGATTCCCAGCAGCCCGCCGGTCCTCCCAGCAGGCGCTCGAGCGCCGGGCGGACGAAGAGCCACCAGGCGACCATCACCGAGGCCGGATTTCCCGGCAGGCCGAAGACCAGCTGCGCGCCATCGGCGCCGGAGCGATGGGCGACGAGGAGCGGCTTCCCGGGCTGGATCGCCACACCATGGAAGAGCGTCTCGAAGCCGAGCCGGGCGAGAGCGGGCGCCAGGAAGTCGGCCTCGCCCATCGAGACGCCACCGCAGCAGAGCAGGACGTCCCGGCCCTCGAGGCCGGCTCGCAGGCTCGTCGTCAGGCCATCGAGGTCGTCGCGCGCGATCCCGAGCGGACGCACGGGCAGGTTCATCCGCTCGAGCTCCGCGACGAGAAAATCGCTGTGGGAGTCGCGCAGCTGGCCGGGTGCCGGAGTCGCCTCGGGCGGCACGATCTCGTTGCCGGTGAGCTGAAGTGCCAGGCGCGGCGCGCGGTGGACTTCGACCTCGCCGATGCCCTGGCTGGCGAGGAGCGCGAGCGCCGCCGGGGTGAGAAGCGCACCCGCGGACAGCAGCGGAGCGCCCTGACGGACAATCTCCCCTCGCCGCCGAATGGCGGCGCCAACAGCGACCTCGGCGGTCGGCCGCACCCGTTCGCCCGCGCACACCGTCTCCTCCACCGCAATGACGCGGTCCGCTCCGTTCGGCACGGCCGAGCCGGTCATGATGCGCAACGCCCAGCCCTGGGCGAGCGTGCCGGCGAATCCCGGCTCGTCGCGGTCGCCGGCGAATCGGGTGCCGGCGATCGGAAACCAGCCCTCGTCGGCGCTCGCGCCCGCGAGTGCGAAGCCGTCGAGGGCGGAGAGGTCGCACGGCGGCAGGTCGGTGGTGGCGACGGTTGCGGCGGCGAGCCGGCGCCCCGCCGCCCGCCGGCGGGAGAGGCGCTCGGCGGGGAGCGGGCCGAGGTGCGGCAGGAGCTTCGCCCAGGCGGCTTCGGGATCGATCATGAAGGGTGTCCTATCAGAGGGTCGGGTCGGCGGCAACTTCCGGCAGCGTCATCGGCCCCGGAGGGCGGTTACGGCGGGCAGCCGCAGCATCCGAAGGCGCGCACGGTATGATCCGGGATTCGATGGACCGACCCTTGGAACGCACCTCCCAGTACCGCGGCGACCTGCGACAGACGGCGCTGCCGGAGATGCTCGCGATCATCCACCAGACGCGGGTCGCCGGGGTGATCGAGGCCGTGCTCGGCGATGTCGCCAAACGGATCTTTCTCGAGAACGGCTACGTCGTGCACGCCGCGTCGTCCGATCTCGCCGACAGCCTCGGCGGCTACCTGCGACGCTCCGGCAAGCTCTCGGAGGGGGACTTCCATGTCGCGATGGCGAATCGCGGAGCGGGGAACAAGCGGCTCGGAGAGGTACTGATCGAACAGGGCACGCTCGCCCCGGCGCAGGTCTTTCAGGCGATCCGCGAGCACGTCGAAGCGATCGTCTGGAGCCTTTTCGCCTGGGAGGAGGGCACCGTCACCTTTCACCTCGGCGCCCTCGACACGCGCGAACTGGTGCGCATTCAGATCCCCCTCCGGCAGGTCGTGGTTCAGGGCGTCAAGCGGGCGGCGAACGCCAAGTCGCTGGTCACCAGGATGGGCGGCAAGGACACGCTCTTCGTGCCCTCCTACAAACTCGAAGACCTGATCGAAGTGGCGCTCGATGCCGAGGAGTACAAGCTCCTCGCCATGGTCGACGGCAAGCGGACGGTCTACGAGCTCGCCACCAAGGGCCCGCTCGCGCCGCCGGAGAACGCCAGGCTCCTCTACGCCTATAGTGTGCTTCAGCTGATTCGGAAGGTCGGGGTCGCCGAACCGGCGGCGGCGCCGGGAGTCATCAAGATCAAGCTGCGTCCCGAAGGCTGACCGGGCAAGAGGTCGAAAGATGCCGCTTTACGAATATCTCTGCGAGTCGTGCGGTGAGCGCACCGAGATCCTGCAGCGCTTCGGCGACCTGTCGGAGATCGTCTGCCCGAGCTGTGGCGCGCCGATGCGCAAGCTCCCGTCCGCGCCGTCGATTCAGTTCAAGGGCAGCGGTTTCTACCTGACCGACTACGCCAAGAAATCGGGCGGCACGGAGGGCACCTCGCCGCGGGGCGGGTCGGACAAGGCCGCCGACAAGGCGGGGGAGAAGAGCAGCGAGGCCGGCACCGCCAAGAGCGCAGGCGCGGGGTCGGACAGCGGCGGCGGCAGCTCGGCGCCGGACTCGGCCTCTTCGAGCACCCCATCGTCGGCCCCCGCCCCTCCCGCCGCCGGCAAGACCCCGGCGGGATCGGGAGGCGCGTGATCGGTTCCGGCAGGCGCCGCGAGCCGTTCTCCGCTCGCTCCCGGCGCGCGATCGGCCGCGGTGTCGTTGCGCTCCTGGCGGGTTTCGCTGCCGCGGCGCTTCCGGCCACCGGGCTCGACCTTCACCCGGTGCCGCTCTATGGCGCCGACATCCGCAGCCTGGTATTCGATCCGTCGAATCCCGAGCGCGCCTTCGCCGGAACCTCGGCCGGGCACGTCTACCTGTCGGAGGACGGCGGTGCGAGCTTCCGCAACGCCGGTGTCGAGATCCCGTTCCCGAGCTGGGTGGTCGGCACGCTGGTGTTCGACGCGAATCGGCCGGAGCGACTCTGGGCGGGACTCTGGGGCATCTGGGGCGGCGGCCGGGTGGCGTTCTCCGACGACCGCGGCGCGACCTGGACGGTGCGTCCCGGGAGCGCCAGTGGCGAGGCCCAGGTCTACGCCCTGGCGACGGTACCGGGTGTCCCGGACCGGCTCTTCGCCGGCACGCGCGCCGGGGTCGAGCTCTCCGACGACGCCGGTCTCGCTTTTCGTCCCGTCGGTCGCGATCTCCCCGGCCTGATCCATGTCTCGAGCCTGCACGTCGACCGGCAGCGGCCGCAGATCGTCGTTGCGGGTACCTGGCGCCAGGCCTACCGCAGCGAAGACGGCGGCCTGACCTGGCGCGGCGTCTTCGACGGCATGCTGCTCGATTCGGAGGTTTTCTCCCTCCATCCCGCCGTCGACCGGCCGGGAGAGCTTTGGGCCTCCACCTGCGGCTGGGTCTACCGTGGCGATGGCCTGGGCGACAAGTGGACACGCTTCCAGACCGGACTGACGGAGCGCCGGACGCCCAGCCTGGCCGTGCTGCCGGGAGAGCGCCTCCTCGCAGGAACGGTGGCCGGCGCCTTCCTCTCGACCGATCGTGGCGCCTCGTTCCGGCGGACGACCCCGGAGTCGCTGGCCGTGTTGGCGATCGCTTACCATCCGGCGCAGCCGGACCGGATCCTAATCGGTACCGAAGGCGCCGGGATCTGGAGCTCGACCGATGGCGGCGAGAGCTTCCGCGCCCGTCCGGTGGCGATGCGGAACCTGCGTGTGCCGGCGCTCGACCAGGACGGCGACCACCTCTTCGCGGCCGTCGCCCACGCCGGCCCGGCGTCCGGGGTGTACCGCTCACCGGACGGCGGCAGCTCCTTCGAGCCACTGCCCTCGGAGCTTCCGACGGTTCTCGCGATGGCTTCCACCGGCGAGCGTCTCTTCGTCGCCACCGAACGCGGACTCTTCGAGCGCGAGCGGTCGCGGGAAGGGGGCGCCGAAATGACTCTCCCGGTTCGTTTCCATCGCGTTGCCGAGATCGGGGAGCGTCGCGTCGAACAGCTCCTGGCGACTGCGGAGCGTGTCGTGGCGCGCACCCGGGACGCCCTTTTCGAGATCTCGACCGCGAGCCCCGAAGCTCGCTTCCGTCCGCTGGCGCTCGGACCGTCGGCGCCACCGACGAGCTCCGGTTTCCACGGGATCCGGTCTCTGCGCTCGGTGGCACTCGCGGCCGGTGATCTCTGGGTGCTCCACGACGAGGGACTCTCGCGGATGGTGGACGGGAATCTCCAGGCCGCGAGCCTGCCCTTCGCGGCGGCGCCGGGGAGCGAGATCTTCAGCGTGTCGGGCGACCTGCACTATTCCGGAAGGGGCGGGCTCTTCCGTCGCGACACCGGCACGGGCGCCTGGATGCCGCTGCGCCCGGGTCCGCTCCGGACGATCGCTACCGGCAGCGAGCGCTTTCCCTATCTGGTCGAAGCGCACGGCGCCCTGTCGCTGCTGGCTTTGCCCGAGAGGGCCGGTCCCGGCGGGGAAAAGGGCGAGGGCGCCTGGCTGGCGATCGATCTGCCGTACCCGGCACGCGAGACGCTGTCGGCGCTGGTGACCAGCGATCGCCTGCTGCTCGGCTCGTCGGGGTTCGGCGTCTGGCAGGCCATGCTGCCGGTTCTCCCGCCGTCGGCTCCGGTAGCTCAGACGCCCGGCGAAGGTCAGCGTTCGGCGGACAGCGACGCCAGAATCCGCAAATAGGTCTCGTAACGGCTGGTGTCCAGAGCGCCGGACGCCGCGGCTTCGCGCACGGCGCATTGGGGCTCGTGCGAGTGGCTGCAATCGTTGAACCGGCACTGCGGCGAGAGCTCCTCGAACTCCTCGAAGTAGCCGGAGAGCTCCTCGCGGGAAAGCTTCCAGAGACCGAACTCGCGAATGCCCGGGGTGTCGATGATCCGCGTCTCGTTCGGCAGTCGGTAGATCCGCGCCCGGGTCGTGGTGTGGCGGCCGCGCGCGTTCATCGCCGAAACCTCTCCCACCCGCACGTCGAGCTCGGGCGAGAGCGCGGAGAGGAGCGAGCTCTTGCCGACGCCGCTGTGGCCGACGAAGACCACCGTCTTCGCGGCGAGCAGGTCGCGCAGCTCTTCGATCCCCAGTCCGGTCTTCGCCGAACAGAAGAGGAACGGAATGCGCAATGCGCGATAGGGCGCGAGCCGCGCCAGCTCCGGATCGCCGGCGGTGTCGGAGGGTTGGGCGGGCGGTGCTTCCGCCAGATCGAACTTGTTGACCACGATCGCTGCGGGTACGCCGCCGTGGGCGAGCGCGACGAGAAAGCGGTCCAGCAGCCCGGTCGCCAGAGCCGGCTTGCGCAGGGCGGTGACGACTACCGCGAGGTCGATGTTGGCCGCCAGAACACGCTCGCGGTGGGCGAGCAGTGGATCCGGGCGCGAGAGCCGGCTCTGGCGCGGCAGGACCTGGGCAACCACCAGTTCGCCGTTGGGCCGCCGCGCCACGCGCAGGCGGTCGCCCACTGCGAGATCGCTCTTCTGCACCATGGCGAGAGCCTTCGGCAGGTGGCAGGGCACGATCTCGCCGTCCATCTCGACCTCGCACTGTCCGCGCGTGATCGCGACGACCAGCCCCTCGCCGGCGACGACCGGATCGACCGCGGCTTCGGACGAGGATGAAGAGACTGTCTGGGCGCAGGGCAAGGTCGGGTCGGCGGGACGCTGCACCGGCGCCGGAGCGCGCAGGCGCTCGGCCCGGCGATCGATACCCTCCGAGCGCCGTTGCCCGCGCTTCTGGCGCAGAGGGAGATCGTCGAACTCGTGCTCGTCCATGGTCAGCGGCCCGCCCCGGAGAGAGTCATCCCGGCGATCAGTCCTGAACGCCGGTGATGCCGGCCTTGCGCGCGTAGTAGCGGAACGAGCGGAAGCTCATCCGCAGAAGCTCGGCCGCCTGGGTCTGGACGCCGCCGCTGCGCTCGAGGGCCTGCCGCATGACGTCGGCGCGAATGCCCTCGAGCAGGCCTTCGAGATCGATGCCCTCGGGCGGCAGTGCAACCCCCTGTTCGTCGCGCGTTCCGGAGCCGGCGAGCGACGTGGGGAGGTCCGCGGCGGTGATGGCGCTGCCAGTCGAGAGGGCGATCGCGCGCTCGATCAGGTTCTCGAGCTCGCGTACGTTGCCGGGCCAGCTGTGTCCTTCGAGAAGGCGCATGGCCTCGGCCGAGATGCGTTTCGCCGGCACGCCCAGGGCGGCGCTGTACTTGTGCAGGAAGTGGTCGACCAGCAGAGGGATGTCCTCCCGCCGCGCGCGCAGCGGGGGAATCGAGATCGGAATGACGTTGATACGGTAGAACAGATCCTCGCGGAACTCTCCGCGGCCGATCTTCTCCACCAGATTCTGGTTGGTGGCCGCAATGATCCGGACGTCCACAGGGTCCTCGCTCGAGCCGCCGACCCGCCGGACGACCTTCTCCTGCAGCACGCGCAGAAGCTTGACCTGCATCGGCAGGCTCATCTCGCCGATCTCGTCGAGAAAGAGCGTGCCGTGGCTGGCCTCCTGAAAGAGACCCTTCTTGTCGCGCAGCGCGCCGGTGAAGGAGCCGCGCTCGTGGCCGAAGAGCTCGCTCTCGAGAAGGTTCTCGGGCATGGCGCCGCAGTTGATCGACAGGACGCGCTGGGTGGCCCGGGGGCTCGAGAAGTGGATGGCGCGGGCGATGAGCTCCTTGCCCGTGCCGCTCTCGCCGTGGATCAGGACGGTCGAGGCGGTGCGGGCGACGCGTTCGATGAGGCCGAAGATCGCCTGCATCCGCGGGCTGCGCCCGATGATGTTCTTGAATGCGTAGCGCTGCTCGAGCTCGCGCCGCAGGTAGGTGTTCTCTTCATAGAGCCGGTTCTTCTCGAGAGCGCGCTGCAGCACCGCCTTGAGCTCGTCGATGTCGAACGGCTTGGGCACGTAGTCGTAGGCGCCCAGTTTCATCGCGTCGATGGCGTTCTTCGTGGACGTGTAGGCGGTCATCATGATGACCGAGGTGCGCGACTCGCCAGCCTTGATCTCCTTCAGCAGTTCGAGGCCGTTGCCGTCCGGCATCATCATGTCGCACAGCACCAGGTCGGGGGTGCGCTCGGCGAGCTGCTCCCGGGCCTCGCGCACCGAGCGGGCGGTGGCCACCTGAAGCCCTTCGCTGGTGCAGAGGACGGACAGGAAATCGAGAAGGCTCGCCTCGTCGTCGACGATCAGAATGCTCCCGATCATCACTCAGGCCTCCGTAGCGACCGGCACGGCCGCCGGACTGAGGACGGGAAGGGAGACCACGATCCG
The DNA window shown above is from Thermoanaerobaculia bacterium and carries:
- a CDS encoding YdcF family protein, with translation MRRALLKLWRDMGPGGPSSITLAMLSAVLGLGLPVAWRIPAVLRHARRDERAPADLILVLGRELRDNRPTPVFRARLEHGARLLREGWAPRIVVSGGVTGDSRVSEAEAGRDHLLAAGLPGSAVLVEAGSRHTLENLFNVRETLRRERWQRLILVSDPLHLARAATMARGLSLEVLLSPAADCPPERGSARWFLRAAHEAFLLHWYHVGLLYSRAIRSERLLGRVT
- a CDS encoding formylglycine-generating enzyme family protein, with the protein product MALRALRLLASRAARPGLALALFATACGAPPATWIEPATGLEFLLLPAGEFEMGSPATEPGHEVSESRHRVRLTHPVWFGRHEVTQRQWLQVMGENPSRFADCGLDCPVENVNAREVEAFLVRLGRLSGATFRLPTEAEWEYACRAGTTTPFSTGANLTSAQANYDARYPYPGFPAGSFVGRPRPVGSYAPNAWGLFDLHGNVWEWCQDELCPYAAGTATDPVGSCAAELRVIRGGSWTFNADSARCAVRYSHRPEDQGPSLGVRLVRAL
- a CDS encoding M20/M25/M40 family metallo-hydrolase, encoding MEIVGHLTDSIGPRLTGSPQMKAANDWTLGKFKEWGLANPRLEPWEFGEGWSFSRAEVRMVAPVPAVLAALPKAWTPGTTGVVTGQAMLLEIEKVEDLEPHKGQLAGKILFLSEAPEHKDPTAPVFERYDAVKLDDLASYDIPGDRDADSWREKAKKRRELWLKVADLLVAEGVVATVEVSSFEHGVVRVMGGGGQGLANQPLGVPALVMAVEPYERVLRLLDREQEVLLTIDVAARFHRESTTSWNTLAEIPGTDKSAEVVMAGAHLDSWHAGTGATDNAAGSAVVLEAMRILKALEVKPKRTIRAALWSGEEQGLLGSRAYVKEHFATRPEPTDEAELALPPRWRKATWPVEPKPEHARLAAYFNIDNGGGRVHGIYAQENLGAKLLFEQFIEPLKDLGVTTVTMENTGSTDHVAFDGVGLPGFQFIQDARDYSTRTHHSHIDTYEHLDPADLKQAAVVMASFLYQAAMLDGPFPRKPMPVEPPKKAEKRKPAEAPAAAPAAAPAAATGMAKP
- a CDS encoding 5-nucleotide phosphatase; the encoded protein is MSFCRSSLTALCLLAAATGCRTQVPVEPRTTPASAPAAVSDLTVAPSDDRLGGVLWTQTSAEYRALALAAFARARIELDRALAERGATAALEQQGEFADLPPAVIADVDETLLDNSPYEADRIRAGGRYEAVSWGAWVNRARATPVPGALEFARYAAERGVTIFYVTNRAAPLEAKTRANLEALGFPLAADRDTVLVPGERPDWSSDKTTRRAEVASAFRILLLVGDDLGDFVSGARAAPEARLALADRFADRWQKSWILLPNPYYGSWERALLGNARELSAEEVRRLKMERLRGSGDEPAPRESDNPGKLQD
- a CDS encoding molybdopterin molybdotransferase MoeA — its product is MIDPEAAWAKLLPHLGPLPAERLSRRRAAGRRLAAATVATTDLPPCDLSALDGFALAGASADEGWFPIAGTRFAGDRDEPGFAGTLAQGWALRIMTGSAVPNGADRVIAVEETVCAGERVRPTAEVAVGAAIRRRGEIVRQGAPLLSAGALLTPAALALLASQGIGEVEVHRAPRLALQLTGNEIVPPEATPAPGQLRDSHSDFLVAELERMNLPVRPLGIARDDLDGLTTSLRAGLEGRDVLLCCGGVSMGEADFLAPALARLGFETLFHGVAIQPGKPLLVAHRSGADGAQLVFGLPGNPASVMVAWWLFVRPALERLLGGPAGCWESALPGNLGSPLGAGRKRDRFVPASLRNEGGRPILTPISPKGSHDLLAFGLAGALVRIRASAPAVVAGAPCEWMHLDR
- a CDS encoding MGMT family protein → MASAARSRWLRFYAVVGQVPAGSVATYGQIALLAGFPGNARQVGYALAALPEESDLPWQRVINARGEVSPRHEPGRDAFQRHLLEEEGVSFGLSGRVDLARFGWQPGAPRLPRGRGRGRNAGAQRR